One part of the Solanum dulcamara chromosome 8, daSolDulc1.2, whole genome shotgun sequence genome encodes these proteins:
- the LOC129901425 gene encoding protein SMALL AUXIN UP-REGULATED RNA 16-like, which yields MAKVRTSEKKKNGIVNLRIIVKMLQKILLLGKKSHASKVDEFENDTINMPEDVKEGHFAVVAMDNDELKRFIVPLSFLTHPSFLKLIEQAAEEFGFNHEGALTVPCRPSELEKILAEQWVEGIDSRSVEGVSWSSCMVNSH from the coding sequence ATGGCAAAGGTTAGAACAtctgaaaagaaaaagaacggGATAGTAAATTTGAGAATAATAGTGAAAATGCTACAAAAGATTCTTCTATTAGGGAAGAAATCACATGCGTCCAAAGTTGATGAGTTTGAAAATGACACAATCAACATGCCAGAGGACGTGAAGGAAGGGCATTTCGCGGTTGTTGCTATGGATAATGATGAGCTAAAGAGATTTATAGTTCCTTTGAGTTTCTTAACACATCCTTCATTCTTGAAACTAATAGAACAAGCTGCTGAAGAATTTGGTTTTAATCATGAAGGTGCACTTACAGTACCATGCAGGCCAAGTGAATTGGAGAAAATCTTAGCTGAACAATGGGTAGAAGGGATTGATTCAAGATCAGTTGAAGGTGTTAGCTGGAGCTCATGTATGGTGAACAGCCATTAA